A DNA window from Brassica napus cultivar Da-Ae chromosome C1, Da-Ae, whole genome shotgun sequence contains the following coding sequences:
- the LOC106405320 gene encoding cytochrome b561 and DOMON domain-containing protein At3g07570-like has protein sequence MILHYFHLSDREKMKMNLYSSVSFIFFTLIALQCPPLTIQQTTDSCSSTLPLNDLTFNSSLLQCVEAWTPQNYILRYARTLENTWSFILSAPDSNVFIGIGFSTNGQMIGSSAVVGWLPPGSGGGGQAKQYFLGGQSPGEVTPDQGDLVIVNGSLKIESVSSRLYMSFKLTAELPRQSILYAKGPAGFFPSSPGFRLREHQAMTTTTINYNTGSQSVVKGSPHSKLRKTHGLMNMTGWGILIIIGAIVARHMKQWEPTWFYSHIAVQITGFLLGLTGIICGLILENRTNASNVSTHKALGITILVMGGLQVLALLARPDKESKYRKYWNWYHHNIGRALIILAISNIFYGIHLAKAGSSWNAGYGSAVGVLALAATGLEVRKLMNK, from the exons ATGATCCTCCACTACTTTCATCTTTCAGATCGAGAGAAAATGAAGATGAACCTTTATTCTTCCGTTTCTTTTATCTTCTTCACCTTAATCGCTCTTCAATGTCCACCTCTCACCATTCAGCAAACTACGGATTCATGCAGTTCAACTCTACCGCTCAACGACCTCACCTTCAACTCAAGCCTCCTTCAATGCGTCGAAGCATGGACTCCACAGAACTACATCCTTCGA TATGCAAGAACGTTAGAGAACACATGGAGCTTCATCTTATCGGCTCCAGACTCCAACGTCTTCATCGGGATCGGATTCTCCACCAACGGTCAGATGATCGGATCCAGTGCCGTGGTCGGGTGGTTACCTCCCGGAAGCGGAGGAGGAGGACAGGCGAAACAATACTTTCTCGGAGGACAGTCTCCGGGAGAAGTAACGCCTGACCAAGGAGACTTAGTGATCGTCAACGGTTCTTTAAAGATCGAGTCAGTGTCGTCGCGTCTTTACATGAGTTTTAAGTTGACGGCTGAGCTGCCGCGGCAGAGCATTCTTTACGCTAAGGGACCTGCCGGATTCTTCCCGTCTTCGCCGGGGTTTAGGTTGAGGGAGCACCAAGCCatgaccaccaccaccatcaatTATAATACAG GTTCGCAAAGTGTGGTTAAGGGTTCACCACACTCTAAGCTAAGGAAGACACATGGGCTAATGAACATGACTGGTTGGGGAATACTAATCATCATTGGCGCCATAGTTGCTCGACACATGAAGCAATGGGAGCCGACTTGGTTCTATTCTCATATCGCTGTCCAGATCACTGGCTTTCTCCTAGGCTTAACTGGTATCATTTGCGGTTTGATTCTTGAAAACCGAACCAACGCTAGTAATGTTTCCACGCACAAAGCCCTTGGGATAACAATACTCGTCATGGGTGGTCTCCAG GTACTAGCGTTGCTTGCTCGACCGGACAAAGAATCGAAATACAGGAAATATTGGAACTGGTATCATCACAACATAGGAAGAGCTTTGATAATACTCGCTATTTCTAACATCTTCTATGGTATTCATTTGGCTAAAGCTGGCTCTTCTTGGAACGCTGGTTACGGTTCTGCGGTTGGTGTCTTGGCTTTGGCTGCTACTGGATTAGAAGTTAGAAAGCTAATGAACaaatga
- the LOC106402525 gene encoding uncharacterized protein LOC106402525 isoform X1 yields MAASANLTEGSSAAEKISSSSAVAATNGAAAVKSVENGGMDNSETISALRHNPGISVDWTLDEQSLLEDLLANRYASEPTIVRYAKIAMKMKDKTVRDVALRCRWMTKKENGKRRKEDHSSRKSKDKKEKTTDSSAKSSSHLIVHPNGPSYAPPMMPIDTDDGISYKAIGGVSGDLLEQNAQMFNQVSTNFSAFQIHENVNILCKARDNILAILNDLNDMPEVMKQMPPLPVKVNQDLANSILPRPPHQMKS; encoded by the exons ATGGCGGCGAGCGCGAATCTGACAGAAGGTTCATCGGCGGCGGAGAAGATATCGTCTTCATCGGCAGTGGCGGCTACGAATGGTGCAGCTGCTGTGAAGTCAGTGGAGAATGGTGGGATGGATAATTCAGAGACGATAAGCGCGTTGAGGCATAATCCAGGGATCTCTGTTGATTGGACTCTTGATGAGCAATCCTTACTAGAAGATTTGCTCGCCAA CAGGTACGCGTCAGAGCCTACAATAGTTCGTTATGCCAAAATTGCGATGAAGATGAAGGATAAAACTGTCAGAGATGTTGCTCTCCGTTGTAGATGGATGACT AAGAAGGAAAACGGAAAGCGTAGGAAAGAAGACCATTCCTCAAGGAAGAGCAAAGATAAGAAA GAGAAAACTACTGATTCTTCAGCCAAGTCCTCATCTCATTTGATTGTGCATCCGAATGGTCCCTCATATGCTCCTCCTATGATGCCTATAGATACTGATGATGGCATTTCATATAAAG CTATTGGTGGTGTGAGTGGAGATCTTCTCGAACAAAATGCTCAGATGTTCAACCAAGTTTCAACGAATTTCTCTGCTTTCCAG ATACATGAGAACGTCAATATCTTGTGCAAAGCTCGGGACAATATCCTTGCAATTTTGAACGA CTTGAATGACATGCCTGAGGTTATGAAGCAGATGCCACCTCTCCCGGTGAAGGTGAACCAAGACCTTGCGAATTCGATCCTCCCTCGCCCGCCCCATCAAATGAAGTCTTGA
- the LOC106402525 gene encoding uncharacterized protein LOC106402525 isoform X2 — MAASANLTEGSSAAEKISSSSAVAATNGAAAVKSVENGGMDNSETISALRHNPGISVDWTLDEQSLLEDLLAKYASEPTIVRYAKIAMKMKDKTVRDVALRCRWMTKKENGKRRKEDHSSRKSKDKKEKTTDSSAKSSSHLIVHPNGPSYAPPMMPIDTDDGISYKAIGGVSGDLLEQNAQMFNQVSTNFSAFQIHENVNILCKARDNILAILNDLNDMPEVMKQMPPLPVKVNQDLANSILPRPPHQMKS; from the exons ATGGCGGCGAGCGCGAATCTGACAGAAGGTTCATCGGCGGCGGAGAAGATATCGTCTTCATCGGCAGTGGCGGCTACGAATGGTGCAGCTGCTGTGAAGTCAGTGGAGAATGGTGGGATGGATAATTCAGAGACGATAAGCGCGTTGAGGCATAATCCAGGGATCTCTGTTGATTGGACTCTTGATGAGCAATCCTTACTAGAAGATTTGCTCGCCAA GTACGCGTCAGAGCCTACAATAGTTCGTTATGCCAAAATTGCGATGAAGATGAAGGATAAAACTGTCAGAGATGTTGCTCTCCGTTGTAGATGGATGACT AAGAAGGAAAACGGAAAGCGTAGGAAAGAAGACCATTCCTCAAGGAAGAGCAAAGATAAGAAA GAGAAAACTACTGATTCTTCAGCCAAGTCCTCATCTCATTTGATTGTGCATCCGAATGGTCCCTCATATGCTCCTCCTATGATGCCTATAGATACTGATGATGGCATTTCATATAAAG CTATTGGTGGTGTGAGTGGAGATCTTCTCGAACAAAATGCTCAGATGTTCAACCAAGTTTCAACGAATTTCTCTGCTTTCCAG ATACATGAGAACGTCAATATCTTGTGCAAAGCTCGGGACAATATCCTTGCAATTTTGAACGA CTTGAATGACATGCCTGAGGTTATGAAGCAGATGCCACCTCTCCCGGTGAAGGTGAACCAAGACCTTGCGAATTCGATCCTCCCTCGCCCGCCCCATCAAATGAAGTCTTGA